The DNA region AAACAAGATAGAACCAACaatagtgaagaagaaagcaagCAGTGTGCAGTGGTGAATATTATGGCAGAAAATATAGGTGGACTTGGTGTTGGTGGTGAAAGAAGCTACAAGTAGAGATAGAGACTGGCTATTTGAAGATGCAAAAAAGTAGAGAGTTGTGACTTAGTGGTTAGGgggaaattaagaaaagaagagaatcataaaGACATGAGAAGCACGTCGCCAAAGTAGCTAAAATGAGAATaatttccattttcatgatGCCTGGCACGTACTCCCGCGTTTTGccttttaaataattattggcATATTGCTCTTTGTATAAATAAGAACTAAATTTGTACTTCACAAACAAGCAATTCACAACCATCAAACAAAAGCCATTCATTCTAAATTTGCATCAATTCAAAAATGGCATCTCTTAATCCATGGGGAAAGCTCGACGAAGTACAAAATGAAAGGCTCATGGCACGTCGAAAGACGAGGAAGAGAATCGCAATTATTGCCATATCTTCCATTGTTCTTGTGTCCATCATTGTGGGTGCTGTTGTTGGTGGTGTttccaacaacaaaaacaaaacttCCCAAAATGATAATGTGTCGTCAATTGCCTCAACCATTAGAGCAGTATGCAATCTAACCTTGTATCCAGACTCTTGTATCTCCAGCCTTTCCCCATATGCTGCCAAAGGCAATTCTCTCAAACCTCAAGACATCTACAAGATGTCCATTTTAGTCGCCCTCAACGAGCTCTCTGGTGCCTCCGACAAGTTCTTCAAGAGTGAGAATTTCAAGAACATTAATGATCCGGCAGCTGCCAAAGCTCTCGAGACTTGCCACGAGCTTTTATCCCTTGCGTTTGATCACTTGAATGACACATTGTCAGTTGCTGAAAGCTCGTTACTCGATGCCTTTGATGATCTAAGGACATGGTTGAGCTCTGCCGGGACTTATCAGCAGACTTGCATTGATAGTTTCGAAAATGTCACTTTAAGCAAAGCTGCAGGACAGAATTTGAAGAACTCCACCGAGTACACCAGCAACAGCTTAGCACTTATAAGCTCCTTAGAAAATTCCATTACCAGCTTAGGCGGTGCTATCGGAAAGAGGCGTTTGATGGGATTTGGCGATGATCAGTACCCGAGCTGGTTATCGTCAAATGACAGGAAATTGCTGCAGAAATCAGCAGCAAAGATAAAGGTGAATATAGTAGTGGCTAGAGATGGTTCAGGGAAGTACAAGACCATTAAGGCTGCAATAAAAGCTGCACCAGAGAAGAGCAAGAAGAGATTTGTGATCTATGTGAAAAAGGGTATTTACAAAGAGAATGTGAGGATTGAGAAGGCTAAATGGAACATTATGATCATTGGTGATGGAAAAGATGCTACCATCGTTACTGGTAACCGTAACTTCATTGATGGAACACCTACATTCCAAAGTGCCACATTCGGTAAGTCTCTTCTCAAATCTTCTTTGCTACAATTCTATTTCTTATTATTGTTGCAAACTTGATAGTAACTTCTCTGTTTCATTTTGTATGACACACTCTTTTCCCTTTAATACGGTCTAGAAAGAATGATATCTTCCtgattatatttataaactctctaattttaaacttctcattttaccgTTAATGATCACTTCTAGGGAAAAAGACCTCCTACATTTCAACAAGTCTTCAGTCTAACCATTCTAACATCTTTTTACAGCGGTGTTTGGTAAGGGATTTGTGGCTCGCGATATTGGATTCGTTAACACAGCTGGTGCAGCCAAGCATCAAGCAGTTGCCTTGATGTCAACCGCAGATGAATCAGTCTTCTACCGCTGCAAAATGGACGCTTTCCAAGACACTCTTTACCCTCATTCCAACAGACAATTCTACAGAGAATGCAATATCTATGGAACAGTCGACTTCATTTTCGGAAACTCAGCCGTAGTCCTCCAGAACTGCAACATTCTTCCAAGAAAACCAATGAGTGGGCAACAAAATACCATCACAGCTCAAGGCAAAGTTGATCCAAACCAAAACACTGGAATTTCAATCCAGAACTGTACCGTTAAGCCCTGGGGAAACCTTACTGGCATCAACACTTTCTTAGGGAGGCCATGGAAGAATTACTCAACAACTGTTTTCATGCAATCAAACTTGGGAGGCTTCATTCATCCAACTGGATGGATGCCATGGGTTGGAACCACAGCTCCAAATACCATATTTTATGCTGAGTATAAAAACATTGGAGCTGGGGCTAACACAAAGAACAGAGTTAATTGGAAAGGCTTGAAATTGAGACTTACAAGCAAAATAGTAAGCAAGTTTACAGTTAAACCTTTCATTCAGGGAGACAAATGGCTTCCGGCAGCCGGGATTCCATTTAAGGCTGGCCTTTGAGAGTTCATAAACACTACTTGCATTGTTacattcttttgtttttgtctttgtttatgttttctttaattttgttttgaagcATATATCTTCTGCTGATTTGATTTGCTCTTTCAGTGGGGCTTTTGTTACACAAGAATTATTTGTCAAATTGATTCAATTTTAAATGAGaattaacaacaattccaaATGGAATGAGCAGGAGATGAGTTTCTTCATCTTTAATCTTTTTCTTGTCAATATCTCCGATCAACAAAGTTAGTTTTATTGACTTACCTTTTATCACCTCAAATTTTGAAGGGACCATCTGATATCTAGTTGAAAAGTTTAACGGTATACTTTATACAAATGGAACATAAAGGATTTCACCTTTTGTAATTCTGATTTAACAAAAGTTCAgatcctttttctttcaattgaATTTGATCTCTTGCTTGCGTTTGTTAGATTTTTTCTGcaatttttttgcaaaaagtGTGTTTGGTGAAACCTGttattttttttcagattttacaaacaaacgaaaaaagaaaaactaaaaggaAAGATGACATGATGTGTTTCATGTGACTACAATTAACGTTTAAAACAAAGGATGATACTCATAATTGTTTGAGAAATAATTATCTAAAAGTTCTTTGATCaaagtttaattttaaaataaactacATTGGTAAATAGTAAACGTACAACATCCTTCtctttgaaaaatcaaaatg from Lycium ferocissimum isolate CSIRO_LF1 chromosome 2, AGI_CSIRO_Lferr_CH_V1, whole genome shotgun sequence includes:
- the LOC132047941 gene encoding probable pectinesterase/pectinesterase inhibitor 46 codes for the protein MASLNPWGKLDEVQNERLMARRKTRKRIAIIAISSIVLVSIIVGAVVGGVSNNKNKTSQNDNVSSIASTIRAVCNLTLYPDSCISSLSPYAAKGNSLKPQDIYKMSILVALNELSGASDKFFKSENFKNINDPAAAKALETCHELLSLAFDHLNDTLSVAESSLLDAFDDLRTWLSSAGTYQQTCIDSFENVTLSKAAGQNLKNSTEYTSNSLALISSLENSITSLGGAIGKRRLMGFGDDQYPSWLSSNDRKLLQKSAAKIKVNIVVARDGSGKYKTIKAAIKAAPEKSKKRFVIYVKKGIYKENVRIEKAKWNIMIIGDGKDATIVTGNRNFIDGTPTFQSATFAVFGKGFVARDIGFVNTAGAAKHQAVALMSTADESVFYRCKMDAFQDTLYPHSNRQFYRECNIYGTVDFIFGNSAVVLQNCNILPRKPMSGQQNTITAQGKVDPNQNTGISIQNCTVKPWGNLTGINTFLGRPWKNYSTTVFMQSNLGGFIHPTGWMPWVGTTAPNTIFYAEYKNIGAGANTKNRVNWKGLKLRLTSKIVSKFTVKPFIQGDKWLPAAGIPFKAGL